A single window of Terriglobales bacterium DNA harbors:
- the rplC gene encoding 50S ribosomal protein L3 has protein sequence MVTGILGKKVGMTQIFDDKGEVHPITVLQAGPCVVTQRKTAARDGYNAAQIGLVEFVKEKRLTQPMKGHLAKHNLPPVKFLREVDIDAEEGKTEGNGVKVGDKVLVEIFANEKFVDVVGTSKGRGFAGVVKRHKFSGGPAAHGHMFQVQGSIGASSFPSRVFKGQRMAGHMGNVRITVRNLRVLGIDADENLLMVEGAVPGPRNGYVIITRAGRAPRERRGFAGSQTIDPLKAAKRAAGAKKR, from the coding sequence ATGGTCACCGGAATCCTGGGCAAAAAAGTCGGCATGACGCAGATCTTCGATGACAAGGGAGAGGTCCATCCCATCACCGTGCTGCAGGCCGGGCCTTGCGTGGTGACGCAACGCAAGACGGCGGCCCGCGACGGCTACAACGCCGCGCAGATCGGCCTGGTGGAGTTCGTCAAGGAGAAGCGGCTGACCCAGCCCATGAAGGGACACCTGGCCAAGCACAACCTGCCTCCGGTGAAATTTCTGCGCGAAGTGGACATCGACGCCGAGGAAGGCAAAACGGAAGGGAACGGCGTCAAGGTGGGCGACAAGGTGCTGGTGGAGATCTTCGCCAACGAGAAGTTCGTGGACGTGGTGGGCACCAGCAAGGGACGCGGCTTCGCCGGCGTGGTGAAGCGCCATAAGTTTAGCGGCGGCCCCGCGGCCCACGGACACATGTTCCAGGTGCAGGGTTCGATCGGCGCCTCCTCCTTCCCCTCGCGCGTCTTCAAGGGACAGCGCATGGCGGGACACATGGGGAATGTCAGGATCACGGTCCGCAACCTGCGCGTGCTGGGGATCGACGCGGACGAGAACCTGCTGATGGTGGAGGGCGCGGTGCCCGGCCCGCGCAACGGATATGTCATCATCACCCGCGCGGGAAGGGCGCCACGCGAGCGCCGCGGATTCGCCGGCTCCCAGACCATCGACCCGCTGAAGGCCGCCAAGCGCGCCGCCGGAGCCAAGAAGAGATAG
- the rplD gene encoding 50S ribosomal protein L4, which translates to MAKIDVLDLNGKKVGSLELEPEVFGAINRDLLWEAVTHYRAALRAGTHATKNKKLVAGSGRKPWKQKGTGRARVGSIRSPLWRHGGTVHGPQPRSYDYQFPRKKLLGALRSALAAKLADGKLVIVESFGLKAAKTKEFRKVLDALQVTKTALLVDSEKENRSLELSARNLAGVEMMRGREVHPYHLLRYDRAIFARPAMEKLQETLKASAPKRKAQEVAE; encoded by the coding sequence ATGGCCAAGATCGACGTACTCGATTTGAACGGCAAGAAGGTGGGCTCGCTGGAGCTCGAGCCCGAGGTGTTTGGTGCCATCAACCGCGACCTGCTGTGGGAGGCGGTGACGCACTACCGCGCCGCGCTGCGCGCCGGCACCCACGCCACCAAGAACAAAAAGCTGGTGGCGGGCTCGGGACGCAAGCCGTGGAAGCAGAAGGGCACGGGGCGGGCGCGTGTGGGATCCATCCGCTCGCCGCTGTGGCGGCACGGCGGCACGGTGCACGGTCCGCAGCCGCGCTCCTACGACTATCAGTTCCCGCGCAAGAAGCTGCTGGGCGCGCTGCGCTCCGCCCTGGCGGCCAAGTTGGCCGACGGCAAGCTGGTCATCGTGGAAAGCTTCGGCCTGAAGGCCGCCAAGACCAAGGAATTCCGCAAGGTGCTGGACGCGCTCCAGGTGACCAAGACCGCGCTGCTGGTGGATTCGGAGAAGGAGAACCGCAGCCTGGAGCTGAGCGCGCGCAACCTTGCAGGCGTGGAGATGATGCGTGGACGCGAAGTGCATCCCTATCACCTGCTGCGCTACGACCGCGCCATCTTTGCCCGCCCGGCGATGGAGAAGCTGCAGGAGACGCTCAAGGCCTCGGCGCCCAAGCGCAAGGCGCAGGAGGTGGCCGAGTGA
- a CDS encoding 50S ribosomal protein L23, giving the protein MKSAYQIIRRPVITEKGLAVKETESTLVFEVAMRATKTEVKEAVQQIFKVKVASVRTATFVGKERRRGRFAGFRPDWKKAYVKLKAGQKMPEYVQNL; this is encoded by the coding sequence GTGAAGTCCGCATACCAGATCATCCGCCGCCCGGTAATCACGGAAAAGGGCCTGGCAGTGAAAGAAACGGAGTCTACGCTGGTCTTCGAGGTGGCCATGCGCGCCACCAAGACCGAGGTAAAGGAAGCGGTGCAGCAGATTTTCAAGGTGAAGGTGGCCTCGGTGCGCACCGCGACGTTTGTCGGCAAGGAACGCCGCCGCGGCCGCTTCGCGGGCTTCCGGCCGGATTGGAAGAAGGCGTACGTGAAGCTCAAGGCCGGGCAGAAGATGCCGGAGTACGTACAGAATTTGTAA
- the rplB gene encoding 50S ribosomal protein L2 — MAIKTYRPTTSTRRFQTTVVNDELTTNRPHKPLTEPKPRTGGRRNHGDITSWHRGGGHKRKVRLIDFKRDKKGVPATVVSIEYDPNRSARIALLAYADGEKRYILQPVGLKVGQKLVSGPEADILVGNALPLRNIPAGTMVHNLELKPGKGAQMVRSAGGAAQLVAKEGDYALVKLPSGETRKLLMDCMATIGQVGNLDHENISIGKAGRKRWLGKKPVNRGVVMNPVDHPHGGGEGKTSGGGHPVTPWGQPTRGFKTRNNKRTDKFIVSRRTKR; from the coding sequence ATGGCGATCAAGACCTACAGACCGACGACCTCGACGCGGCGCTTCCAGACCACTGTGGTCAACGACGAGCTCACCACCAACCGTCCGCACAAGCCGCTGACCGAACCCAAGCCGCGCACCGGCGGACGGCGCAACCACGGCGACATCACCAGCTGGCACCGCGGCGGTGGACACAAGCGCAAGGTGCGGCTCATCGACTTCAAGCGCGATAAGAAGGGCGTGCCGGCGACGGTGGTTTCCATCGAGTACGATCCCAACCGCTCGGCGCGCATCGCGCTGTTGGCTTACGCCGACGGCGAGAAGCGCTACATCCTGCAGCCCGTGGGCCTGAAGGTGGGGCAGAAGCTGGTGAGCGGGCCGGAGGCCGACATCCTGGTGGGGAACGCGCTGCCGCTGCGCAACATCCCGGCGGGCACCATGGTCCACAATCTGGAGCTCAAGCCGGGCAAGGGCGCGCAGATGGTGCGCTCCGCCGGCGGGGCAGCGCAGCTGGTGGCCAAGGAAGGCGACTACGCCCTGGTCAAGCTGCCTTCGGGAGAGACCCGCAAGCTGCTGATGGATTGCATGGCAACCATCGGGCAGGTGGGGAACTTGGACCACGAGAACATCTCCATCGGCAAGGCGGGACGCAAGCGCTGGCTGGGAAAGAAGCCGGTGAACCGCGGGGTGGTGATGAACCCGGTGGACCACCCGCACGGTGGCGGCGAGGGCAAGACCTCGGGCGGCGGCCATCCGGTGACGCCCTGGGGCCAGCCCACGCGCGGCTTCAAGACGCGCAACAACAAGCGCACCGACAAGTTCATTGTTTCGCGCAGGACCAAGCGATGA
- the rplV gene encoding 50S ribosomal protein L22, with the protein MEFRAEAKYMRVSPQKVRLVLDLIKGRRVEEAMNTLAFTNKGCAPALHKLLRSALENANYLSQEKSLDVDVDRLFVKRAVANEGPRLKRIRPAPMGRAFHYQRRMSHIEIVLEEKGGRRTEAAHAEAGHEAKSGSKAKAKPAGKKPAGKK; encoded by the coding sequence ATGGAATTCAGGGCAGAAGCAAAATACATGCGGGTGTCGCCGCAGAAGGTGCGCCTGGTGCTCGACCTGATCAAAGGGCGCCGGGTGGAAGAGGCGATGAACACACTCGCCTTCACCAATAAGGGCTGCGCCCCGGCCTTGCACAAACTGCTGCGCTCGGCGCTAGAGAACGCGAACTACCTCAGCCAGGAAAAGAGCCTGGACGTGGACGTGGACCGGCTGTTCGTGAAGCGGGCGGTGGCCAACGAGGGGCCGCGGCTGAAGCGCATCCGGCCGGCGCCCATGGGCCGCGCCTTCCACTACCAGCGACGCATGTCACACATCGAGATCGTGCTCGAGGAAAAGGGCGGGCGGAGGACCGAGGCGGCGCACGCCGAGGCCGGGCACGAAGCGAAATCAGGCAGCAAGGCGAAAGCCAAACCGGCAGGCAAGAAGCCGGCTGGAAAGAAATAG